The Kribbella amoyensis genomic sequence CCATCCAGACGAACATCGCACCCGACAACGCGAGCCCGGCGCCGGTGATCAGGCCGAGCCCGTACCGCCGGGTGAGCCAGCCGCCGGCGACCGCGCCGACCGGGAGCGCGACCAGGAACCGGAGCAGCACGAGCGCGGCCGCGAGCTGCCCACCGCCCTGCGTCGTCCGGGCGAACACGGGAACGTCGACGAGAGCGGCGATCAGGGCTGCGCCGACGAGGAAGCTGACCACGAGCGAACCCCAGGCAGCCTTGGCGGTCAGCAATCCTGGCGGCACGATCGCCTGCGCGGTCCGGCGTTGCCAGAGCGCGAACGCAATCGCGAAGGCCCCCGCACCGACGAGCAGCCACGGTCCGGCCGGGGACATCACCTCGCGCTCGGGATCCGCGGTGGCGAAGGCGAGTACGACACCCGCGAGCGCCGCGGCCAGGAGCAACGCGCCGACGAGGTCGACCTGGGCAGCGACGCTCCGCAGATCGGTCTTCCGAAGCAGCAGAGCGATCCAGACCAGAAGGAGGACGAGCGTGACGACGCCGATCGGGGTGAGCAACCGGGAATCCCCGCTGAACGGGACGAACGGGATGCCCAGGGTGACGCCGGTGGCGAGGCGTTCGGGCGCGGTCAGGGTCAGCCCGAGCGCGATACACGCGAGCAACCCGGCAACGGCCGAGAGCGGTGGCCGTCGACGCCCGCGCAGCAGGATCGCGAGCACCACGGCGACGGTGAGGTTGAGCCAGAAGATGTACCGCCAGTCGGCGATCGCGAGGACAGCGGCCCCCAGCAGCGGACCGAGGACGGACCCGAGCTCCTGGACCGCGCCCACCACGCCGAGGGGGAGTCCGCGTTTGTCGGTCGGCCAGAGGTCGGCGACGAGGGCGAGCGTGGCCGGTACGAGTCCACCGCCGCCGACGCCTTGCAGGAAGCGCCCGAGGACGACGAGGGACAGGTCGTACGCCCCGGCCGTGATCAGCGAGCCGACCGCGAACAGGATGAGCGCGCCGACCAGGACAGGGGTCCGGCCGACCACGTCCGCGATCCGGCCGATCAACGGCAGTACGGCGATGTAGCCGAGCAGGAAGCCGGACACGATCGGGGCGGCCCGCTGCAGCTGGTCCGCGGACAACCCGACGCCGGCCATCATGTCCGGCAACGCCAGCACCACGACGTAGGTGTCCGCGGCCGCGAACGCCACCGCGATCGAGGCCAGCGTCAACCGCCGGCGCGCGCCGCCCACGGTCCCACCGGCGACCGGTACCTCACTCATCGGCCGGCCCCGGTCCCGGGCCGGCCGGATCCCCCCGGCGCGTTCACGGCTTGGTGATCTCGACCTGTTCGCCGTACCGGTCCAGGGTCACGTCGTAGCTGCTGGTGGCGCCGTCGTAGAACGGTCCGGTGATCGTTGCCGACACCAACTGCTTGGCGTCCTTGTCGATCTTGAAGGTGCTCGGGAAGTCCTGGTCGGCGGGCGCCTTCGGGAAGATGCCCTGCAGCGACTTGCCCTGGATCGTTCCGGTCACCTCGGTCAGCACCTTGGACCCGTCCCGGGTCTCGCCCTTGATCGCCGGGTCCTTCACCGTCGGCAGCACCGAGGTGAGGCCCTTGGACGGGTCGAGCAGGATCGCCGGGTCGGGGGCGCCGAGCCCGGCCAGCTGACTCGGCGGCAGCTCGATGAACTTCGGTGTGAACGGCAGCTTGGCGTACACCTTGCCGCCGACCGCGACCACCTCGGCGTCGATCGGCGACCCGGCCGCGCGCACGGTCAGTTTGCCCTTGAACGCGGGCGCGTGGGTGGCGACCCCGTCACCGGCGGCGAGCGTCTGCGCCGTGTCCGGCAGATCGCGGCCGGCCAGGACCACGTGCACGCTGGCCGCCTCGTCGATCGTCTTCTTCGCCTCGGTCAGCAGGGTCACCGCGTCGTCGCCGGTCTTGCCGTCGCCGTCACTGCCCTTGTCGTCGCTGCAACCGACCAGGGCGAGCACGAGCACCGCTCCGAGCGCGACCAGTCTCCTCATGGGATCAGCCTGCCAGGTTGGGGGCGCACGCGGCGATCGGCTGCGCGACCGGTACGCCGGAGCCGTCGCGGCGGGCGTCCAGCGGCGGCAGCTCCACGGGGGCGCCGCTGCTCGCGCTGGCCCGCAGCGGACCGGCACCGATGTACGCGATCATCAGGCCGTCCTCGCCCTTGAGCAGCCGGTGACAGCGGACCCCGCCCGTCCCGCGGCCCTTGCCCGGGTACTCGGTGAGCGGCGTGACCTTCACCGCGCCGACCTCCGTCCCCGGCAGCGCGGACGACGAGCCGGAGATGGTGAGCACGATGTTGTCCTTGGCCGGGTCGATCGCGCCGAAGAACACCACCTTCGCGTCCTTGCCGAGCCGGACACCGGCCATACCGCCCGCGGTCCGGCCCTGCGGACGGACGGCGCCGGCGTTGAAATGCAGCAGCTGCGTGTCCGACGTGACGAAGCACAGCTCCTCCTCGCCGGTGGCCAGCTCGACCGCGCCGACGACCTCGTCGCCGTCGGTGAGCCGGATGACCTCCCACGAGTCGCGGTTGCTCAGGTGGTCCGGGACGACCCGCTTGACCACGCCGCCCGCCGTCCCGAGCGCCAGGCCGACGGACTCGGGGTCCATCGTGGTCAGCGCGAGCGCGCGTTCACCCGGCTCCAGCGAGACGAACTCGGCGATCGGCGCACCGCCCTGCAGGTTCGGCGCGCTGGCCGTGGCCGGGACCGCGGGCAGGTCGAGCGACTCGAGCCGGATCAGCCGGCCGGCGCTGGTGACCATGCCGTACTGGCCGCGGGCGGTGCTCTTGATCACCGACACGATCGCGTCGTGCTTGGCCCGGCTGTCGCTCTCCCCGAACGGCTCGACGCCGTTGGTCCGGGCCAGCAGGCCGGTCGAGCTCATCAGCACCCAGCACGGGTCGTCGGACACCTCGAGCGGGACGGCCGCGGTCTTGGCCGCGCCGGACGACTCCAGCAGCACCGTCCGCCGCGGCGTGCCGTAGGTCTTGGCGACCTCGGCGAGCTCGTCGGAGACCATCTTGCGGAGCAGGGCGTCGTCCTCGAGGATCGCGGTCAGCTTCTCGATCTCGCGCTCCAGCTCGGCCTTCTCGGTCTCCAGCTCGATCCGCGAGTACTTGGTCAGCCGGCGCAGCGGCATGTCCAGGATGTAGTTCGCCTGGGTCTCGGACAGCTCGAAGATCTCGATCAGCCGGGACCGGGCCTGGCCGGCGTCGTCGCTGGACCGGATGATCTGGATCACCTCGTCGATGTCCAGGATCGCGATCAGCAGGCCGTCGACGATGTGCAGCCGGTCCTGCGCCTTCCTCCGGCGGAACTCGCTGCGCCGCCGGGTGACGTCGTAGCGGTGCCCCAGGTAGACCTCGAGCAGTTCCTTCAGGCCGAGGGTGCGGGGCTGGCCGTCGACCAGGCAGACCGCGTTGATCGAGAACGAGTCCTCCAGCGGGGTCAGCTTGTACAGCTGCTCCAGCAGGGCCTCGGGGACGAAGCCGTTCTTCACCTCGATCACCAGCCGGGTGCCGTGCGCCCGGTCGGTCAGGTCCTTGACGTCGGAGATGCCCTGCAGCTTCTTGGCCTGGACCAGGGTCTTGATCTTCTCGATCACCTTCTCCGGGCCGACCGTGTACGGCAGCTCGGTGACCACGATGCCCTTGCGCCGCGGGGTGACGTTCTCGATCCGGGCGGTGGCGCGCATCTTGAAGCTGCCCCGGCCGGCCGCGTACGCGTCCTTGATCCCGTCCAGGCCGACGATCTTGCCGCCGGTCGGCAGGTCCGGGCCGGGGACGAACCGCATCAGGTCGTCCAGGTCGGCGTTCGGCGACTTGATCAGGTGCCGCAGCGCCTGCACCACCTCGACGAGGTTGTGCGGGGCCATGTTGGTGGCCATCCCGACCGCGATCCCGGCGGCGCCGTTGACCAGCAGGTTGGGGAACGCGGCCGGCAGGACCGACGGCTCCTCCTCCTGGCCGTCGTAGTTCGGCTTGTAGTCGACGACGTCCTCGTCCAGGCCGTTCGTCATCGCCATCGCCGGCGGCGCCATCCGGCACTCGGTGTACCGCATCGCGGCCGGGCCGTCGTCGAGGGAGCCGAAGTTCCCGTGGCCGTCGATCAGCGGCACCCGCATCGACCAGGGCTGCGCGGTCCGGACCAGGGCGTCGTAGATCGCGCCGTCGCCGTGCGGGTGGTACTTACCCATCACCTCACCGACGACGCGGGCCGACTTCACGTGGCCGCGGTCGGGCCGGATGTTGTTCTCTGCCATCGAGAACAGGATCCGGCGCTGGACCGGCTTCAGGCCGTCCCGCGCGTCCGGCAGGGCCCGGGAGTAGATCACCGAGTAGGCGTACTCCAGGAAGCTGCTGCGCATCTCGTCGGAGACGTCGACGTCGAGGATGCGCTCCTCGAAGTCCTCGGGTTCGGCGGTGGTGCTGGAACGGCGTGCCATGCGGGTCTACGAACTCCTCGGTGCCTGTCACTGAAAAGCGCCGCGGCGGTCCGGCGGCAGCGCCATTGTCGCCGGTCCGCCCCCGGAACTCCCGCAGCGACCCGGCCCCAATCCGCCAACCCTATGCCCGGCCCGCCGACAATTCCGCAATCCGAACCCTCACCACCCTCCGTGTCCGCCCTGCTCGGCCTGGCGGATCAGCCGACGGCGGCCGACGGGTGGGTCCTGCGGAGGATGAAGCTGGTGGGAGCCAGCGCCGCTCCGATTGCGAGGACCAGGCAGAGGACCGCGATCCCGAGGAGGATCGCCCAGGGGACAGTGGCGGAGACCTCGCCGAGTCCGGCGTTCATGGCCCGGCGGATCAGGGTGCCGACGGCGACGGTGATCGCCGTGCCGAGGCTGAGCGCGACCGCGCCGACCAGGGCCGACTCCCACAGCACCATGCGGCGGATCTGGGCCGGGGTGGCGCCCAGGAGCCGCGCGGTGACGAACTCGTGGCCGCGTTGCAGGCTCCCCATCAGCAGCGTGTTGGCGATCGCGATCGCGCTGTACAGGGAGGCCGGTCCGAGCAGCAGGATCAGGCCGAGGTCGTTCCCCTGCCGGACGGCATCGCCTTCCTGGGCCTCCCACTCGGTCGCGGGGACGGCGTCCGCGCCGGTACCGGCGAGCCGGCGGTCGAGCGCGGCGATGACGGTACCGACGTCCGCGCCCTGGTCGGGGACGACGAACCAGCGCGTCGGTTGGGCCCGCGGGGCGTGCTGCCGGGCGAGGTCGGCGGGGATCATCATCGCGCCGTTCAGCTCGAGCGCGGTCGGCAGGATCGCGACCACCTTCAACCGGTCGGCCTTGCGATCCGCGAACGTCACCGCGATCTCGTCGCCCACCTTGTACTGCTCGAGCCCGGCCAGTTCCTTGCTAATGGCAACCGTATGGCCGGAGAGCCGGCCGAGGTCACCGGAGAGCGCCGGTACCTTCCGCGCCTGGCTCGTGGCCGTGACGTCGATCCCCTCGGCGGTCTCCAGCTCGGCGGAGTCCCGATCGATCCGTACCAGTGGTACCGGGATCGCACCGTCCACGGCAGCCACCCCCGGTGTCCCCAGAATGCGTTCCCGCAGATCGACGCTGTCCGCCGAGGTGACGACGACGGGGGCGAGCAGGGTCTCCCGGATCGTGGCCGCGGACGCGTCGGCGGCGAAGCTCAGGGTGAGGACCATCGAGCCCGCGATCGCCGAGATGCCGAGGATCGGGGCGGCGAGCGACGCACTCCGGCGAGGTGCGGCGGTCACGTTGCTGCGGGCCAGGCGGCCGGAGACGTTGGTCCACGCGACCAGCGGTACCGCCCAGAGCCGGCCGATCAGCGGGACGACCAACGGCGCGAGCAACGTGAGCGCGACGACCAGCAGCATCGGTGTGAACATCGCCAACGGGATGACCGCCTCGCCCGTGCCCGGCCGGATCAGCGCCAGCAACACGATCGACCCGGCCAGCACCAGGACCCCGACCACGACCCGCACCGGTCCGATCCGGCGTGGTTCGACCGACGCCTCCCGCAACGCGTCGACCGGTCCGACCTTGCCGGCCCGGCGAGCGGCGGACCGGGCCCCGAGCATCGCCACGACCAGCCCGATCCCCATCGCGATCGCGAGCGGCACCCACGGACTCGCCGGCTCCAGCTTCACCGGCGCGAGCTCGGTGTACGACGCCTTCGCGAGCAGCAGGGGAGTCGCCAACTGGGCCAGTACCGCCCCGGTCAGAGCCGCCGCGAAGGCGACCACCAGCGCCTCACCGAGCACCATCCGCCGGACCTGACCAGGGGTCGCCCCGATCAGCCGCAGCAGCCCGATCTCGCGGCGCCGTGACGCCACCGCGAAGGCGAACGTGCTCGCGATGACGAAGATGGTGATGAACCCCGCGATCGTGCCGACCACGCTGAGCACCGCCTGGAGCCCGGACACGTCCTCCCCGGACATCACCACCTTGGCGGTCCGCTCGGGCGTGTCGTCGTAGGCGGGCAAGGTCACCGTGATCGTGTCACCCGTCGGTCCGTCGTACCCGAGGGTGGCGGCCGTCGCGGTCGCGGCGAGGCCGAGCAGGAAGACCCCGACGGCCAGGGCGACGAACGACCCGGCGTACAAGGCGCGATGGCGGCTGACCGTGTGCCGGCTGAGGAAGAACATCAGCGCTCCAGCTCACTCATCGCGGCGGCGATCTGCTGGGGCGTCCCGCGGTCCAGCGAGCCCGCGACGAGCCCGTCGGACAGGAAAAGCACCCGCTCCGCGTACGCCGCGGCGACCGGGTCGTGGGTGACCATCACGGTCGTCTGCCCGGACCGGACGGTTGCCTCACGCAACAACCCGAGGACCTGCCGGCTGGTCCCGCTGTCCAGCGCGCCGGTCGGTTCGTCGGCGAACAGCACGGCCGGCCGGGTGACCAGGGCCCGCGCGATCGCCACCCGCTGCTGCTGGCCGCCGGACAGCTCGGCCGGACGCCGCTTCGCCTTCCCGTCCAGTCCGACCTGGGTCAGGACCGCCTCCACCTCACCACGGCCGGGACGCCGCCCCATCAACCGCAACGGCAGCGCTACGTTGTCGTACACGGTCAGCGACGGCAGCAGGTTGTAAGCCTGGAACACGAATCCCATCTGCTCGCGCCGCAGCTTGGTGAGGGCCACCTCGCCGAGACCGTGCAGCGGGATTCCGTTCAGGACGACGGTCCCGTTGGTCGGCCGGTCGAGCCCGGCGGCGCATTGCAGCAAGGTGGACTTCCCGGAGCCCGACGGTCCCATCACGGCCGTGAACGACCCGCGGGCGAAGTGGTACGTCACGCCGCGCAGCGCGTCCACGGCGCCGGCCTTCGACCGGTACGTCTTGGCGATGCCGTCGAGCAGGAGTGCGGGCGCGTCACCGGCCGGTCCGTACGGCTGGGCCGCGGACGACGGGTGAGCGGGTGAGGTCGGGAAGGCCGACGCGGTACTGGTCATGCTCCCCAGCCAACCGCCGCGGCAGCCGACACGCGCTGGCCCCGGCGAGAGAGTGGAGGTAGCGCGCAAGCTACCGCGTCCGGGGCCGCCCCGACTCTAGGGTTGACCCCGTGAGAGGACCGGACAACGTGTGGGCGGCGCTCGCGACGCGACGGTACCTCGTCTCGTCGTGGCCGTGGCGCAGCTATGCCTATCTGTTGAGCTCGATCCCGGTCGGCCTCGTGACGATCGTGCTGCTGCTCCTGGGGATCACCTTGAGCGCGCTGCTGAGCCCGCTGATCGTCGGCATCCTGATGCTGACGGGGTTCCCGCTGGTCGGCGTGGTGATCGGCACCGTGGAGCGGTGGCGGGTCCGGGTGATGGTGCCGGGCGGCATCAGCAGCCCGCACGCCACAATGCCGGCGCGGATGACGCTGCGAGAACGGCTCCGGTTCCGCCGCCGCGAGCAGGGGTCGCTGCGCGCGCTCGGGTACGGCGTCCTGCTCGGTACCTTCGGCTGGATCGCGAGTGCCGCGTTCGCCGGGCTGAGCGCGGCGGTCATCGTGGTCACCCTGCTCGCGCCGGTCATCGCCACCGACGACCGGCTCGAGATGGGGCCGTGGAGCCTGGACAGCACGAGCGAGGGCGTCCTCTTCCTCGTCACCTTCGGCCCGCTCTGGTACGTGGTCAGCTCGTACTTCCTCGGCTGCCTCGCCGGCGCCGAGGCGGAGCTGGCCAAGGCGATGCTCGGCCCGCGCGAGGACGAACTGCGCCGCAACCTCGCCGAGCTCCGGCGCTCCCGGCTCGACCTGGTGGACGCGTTCGAGACCGAGCGCGCCCGGATCGAGCGGCACCTGCACGACGGTGTGCAGCAGCGGCTCGTCGGGTTGACGATGACGCTCGGTCTGGCCGAGCTCGACCTACCGGACGGCGAGGGCAAACGGCTCGTGGTGAAGGCGCACAGCGAGGCCGAGGCCGCGTTGGCGGATCTGCGGGAAGCAGTTCGGGGGATCCACCCACGGGTGCTGGTCGATCTCGGTCTGGAGGCCGCGGTCCGGGAGGTGGCCGACCGCAGTCCGTTGCCGGTGACGGTCCGGATGACGCTGCCGACCCGGTTGCCGCCGCCGATCGAGGCCGCGGCGTACTTCGTCATCAGCGAGGCGCTGGCCAACGTCGCCAAGCACGCCGCCGCGACGCTCTGCCAGGTCGACGGCTGGATCGGCGGCGACCGGCTGATCGTGACCGTCAGCGACAACGGCGTCGGCGGCGCGGATCCGTCGGCGGGGACCGGGTTGACCGGGCTGGTGACGCGGCTGGACGCCCTGGGCGGCACACTCGACCTCAGCAGCCCACCCGGTGGGCCGACCCGACTGAGGATGGAGTGCCCGTGCCGGCTCGACGACTGACCCCGCAGCGACCGACCCGGAGGTACCCGTGCCGGACCGGCCGCTGAGCATCGTGCTGGCCGAGGACTCGCTGCTGCTGCGCGAGGGCCTGGCCAGCATCCTGGACCGGGCCGGCCACGAGGTCCGCGACGCGGTCGGGGACGCCGACACGCTGCTCGCCGTGGTCCGGAAGAATCCGCCGGACCTGGTCATCACCGACGTCCGGATGCCACCCGGCCACAGCGACGAGGGGCTCCGCGCCGCCGCCGCGATCCGGGCCGGCTTCCCGACGATCGGCATCCTCGTGCTGTCCCAGTACGTCGCCGACGCGTACCTGTCGTCGTTGCTGGAGACGACCAGCGGCGGGATCGGGTACCTGCTGAAGGACCGGGTCGGGCACGTGACCGAGTTCCTCGCCTCGCTGGACCGGGTCGCCGAGGGTGGGACCGTCGTCGATCCCGAGGTGGTCCGCCAGTTGCTCGCCCGGCGCCGCGACGACGGGCCGCTGGCCGCGTTGACCCCGCGGGAGCTGGAGGTGCTGGCGTTGATGGCCGAGGGCCGGGTGAACGCGTCGATCGCCGAGCAGCTCGTGGTCAGCGAGGCCGCGGTCCGCAAGCACGTCGGCAACATCTTCGCCAAGCTCGAGCTCGAGGACGGCCTGGACCGCCGGGTCTCCGCGGTGCTCACCTATCTGCGTCGCTGACCTTGACCTCAACCCAGGTCGAGGTCGGAGGATGGGGCCCGGCCGGACCGAACCACCGGCCCGCCGAGAGAGGACGGACATGACGAGCTGGGCGGACGAGAGCGACATCCGCGCGATCCTGGCCGACTGCGAGACCTGGGCCGTGGTCGGCCTGTCGACCAACAAGGGCCGGGCGGCGTACGGGGTGGCGCGGTTCCTGCAGGAGAAGGGGAAACGGATCGTCCCGGTGCACCCGTCGGCCGAGCAGGTGCACGGGGAGCCGGGGTACGCGAGCCTCGCGGACATCCCGTTCGCGGTGGACTGCGTGGACGTGTTCGTCCGGTCCGAGCTGGCCGGGGACATCGCGGACCAGGCGGTGGGAATCAACGCCCGCGCGGTCTGGTTCCAGCTGGATGTGACGGATCCGGACGCCTACGCCCGGACGACGGCGGCGGGACTGACGATGGTGATGGACCGCTGCCCGGCGATCGAGTGGGGCCGGCTGGGTCCGTCCTGACGTCAGCGGAGTTCACTGCACCCGATCGAGAGGGTCCTATGTTCACGATCGACACGTCCACCGGCTTCGGTGCCCGGATCGAGAAGCAGCTGGCCGGCGAGGAGGTGCTCTGGCTGACAACGGTCGGCCGCTCCGGGACGCCCGCGCCGAACCCGGTGTGGTTCCTCTGGACCGGCGAGCACGTCCTGGTCTTCAGCCAGCAGGCGAAGGCGAAGCTGCACAACGTGGCCGCGAATCCCCGGGTCGCGCTCAACTTCAACGCCACCCACACCGGCGGCGACGTCGGCGTGATCAGCGGCGACGCGGTGATCGACGAAGCCGGCCCGAGTCCCGAGGAGCTGACCGCGTACAACGCGAAGTACGGCGCCTCGATCACCGGCCTCGGGATGACCGCCGAGTCGTTCCACGCGGAGTACTCGGCGCTGATCCGGATCACCCCGGACAAGCTGCGCGGCTTCTGATTCCAGGTACCGAGGTCCGCTCGCACAGCAGCGGGCGGACCTCGGTACGCCGGGCTCAGTTCAGGTAGCCCTCGACCGTCTCGGCCGAGCGGGCGGCCGCGGAGTCCGGGTCCTCGCCGAACTCGCGCTTGGCGCGGCGCTGGCGGAGCAGGTCCCAGCACTGGTCCAGCTCGGACTCGAGGGCGCGCAGCCGGGTCCGCTCCTCGCTGTCGTCGACAGTGCCGGCGCTGTGCTTGCTGCGGAGCTCGTGCTCCTCGGCCACCAGGTCGTTGATGCGGTCGAAGATGCCTTTGTCGTCGGTCATGAGGAAACGGTACGCCCGTCCGGCAGCCGGGACCGGGCCAGGAGCTCGGTGGTGATCAGGATCGCCAGTGCCTCGGCCGCGATCAGCCCGAGCAGGACGACCAGCTGCAACGCGGCGGCGGCGGTCGGTGAGGCACCGCCGAGCACCATCCCGACGAACGCGCCGGGCAGCGTGACCAGGCCGACCGTGCGGGTCTGGTCGAGCGCGGGCAGCAGCGCGTCGCCCGCGACCGGTCCGGCCACCAGCTTGAACGCGTCCCGTGGCATCAGGCCGATCGACAACCCGGCCTCGAACTCGCCGAAGCGGGTCCCGTACTCCGACAGCAGCCGCCGGCCCGCCAGCGTGGTCGCGTTCATCGCGCCGCCGATGACGATGCCGCCTATCGGCAGGATGGTCTCCGGGTTGCGCGGCACCACGCCCGGCAGGATCAGGAGCAGCAGGACCACGCCCGCTCCGCCGCCGATCGCGAGCGCGCAGTAGGCGTACTGCCGTGGGACGGCCGCGGTGGACCGGATCCGCCGCGTGCTCGTCACGGTCGCCACGGTGAACATCACCAGGACGAACGCGAGCGCACC encodes the following:
- a CDS encoding MFS transporter, with translation MSEVPVAGGTVGGARRRLTLASIAVAFAAADTYVVVLALPDMMAGVGLSADQLQRAAPIVSGFLLGYIAVLPLIGRIADVVGRTPVLVGALILFAVGSLITAGAYDLSLVVLGRFLQGVGGGGLVPATLALVADLWPTDKRGLPLGVVGAVQELGSVLGPLLGAAVLAIADWRYIFWLNLTVAVVLAILLRGRRRPPLSAVAGLLACIALGLTLTAPERLATGVTLGIPFVPFSGDSRLLTPIGVVTLVLLLVWIALLLRKTDLRSVAAQVDLVGALLLAAALAGVVLAFATADPEREVMSPAGPWLLVGAGAFAIAFALWQRRTAQAIVPPGLLTAKAAWGSLVVSFLVGAALIAALVDVPVFARTTQGGGQLAAALVLLRFLVALPVGAVAGGWLTRRYGLGLITGAGLALSGAMFVWMAFWGRDALDHVPATLALIGCGFGFGLALSPVNTAILAATRADSHGLASALVVVARMVGMLVGVSVLTALGLRRYYALAEDIPSPNELCPATPGTCRPFVDALRDAAISQVHTIFAGAAVCAFAAAILAVVLLGRHRSVPR
- a CDS encoding ABC transporter permease; this translates as MSFDTGLGTSAVVVLPLLVAIAVVASRYAELRHDRGIVTAGLRAVVQLAAVGLVVGFALQSLWGALAFVLVMFTVATVTSTRRIRSTAAVPRQYAYCALAIGGGAGVVLLLLILPGVVPRNPETILPIGGIVIGGAMNATTLAGRRLLSEYGTRFGEFEAGLSIGLMPRDAFKLVAGPVAGDALLPALDQTRTVGLVTLPGAFVGMVLGGASPTAAAALQLVVLLGLIAAEALAILITTELLARSRLPDGRTVSS
- a CDS encoding DNA gyrase/topoisomerase IV subunit A, which produces MARRSSTTAEPEDFEERILDVDVSDEMRSSFLEYAYSVIYSRALPDARDGLKPVQRRILFSMAENNIRPDRGHVKSARVVGEVMGKYHPHGDGAIYDALVRTAQPWSMRVPLIDGHGNFGSLDDGPAAMRYTECRMAPPAMAMTNGLDEDVVDYKPNYDGQEEEPSVLPAAFPNLLVNGAAGIAVGMATNMAPHNLVEVVQALRHLIKSPNADLDDLMRFVPGPDLPTGGKIVGLDGIKDAYAAGRGSFKMRATARIENVTPRRKGIVVTELPYTVGPEKVIEKIKTLVQAKKLQGISDVKDLTDRAHGTRLVIEVKNGFVPEALLEQLYKLTPLEDSFSINAVCLVDGQPRTLGLKELLEVYLGHRYDVTRRRSEFRRRKAQDRLHIVDGLLIAILDIDEVIQIIRSSDDAGQARSRLIEIFELSETQANYILDMPLRRLTKYSRIELETEKAELEREIEKLTAILEDDALLRKMVSDELAEVAKTYGTPRRTVLLESSGAAKTAAVPLEVSDDPCWVLMSSTGLLARTNGVEPFGESDSRAKHDAIVSVIKSTARGQYGMVTSAGRLIRLESLDLPAVPATASAPNLQGGAPIAEFVSLEPGERALALTTMDPESVGLALGTAGGVVKRVVPDHLSNRDSWEVIRLTDGDEVVGAVELATGEEELCFVTSDTQLLHFNAGAVRPQGRTAGGMAGVRLGKDAKVVFFGAIDPAKDNIVLTISGSSSALPGTEVGAVKVTPLTEYPGKGRGTGGVRCHRLLKGEDGLMIAYIGAGPLRASASSGAPVELPPLDARRDGSGVPVAQPIAACAPNLAG
- a CDS encoding DUF2630 family protein encodes the protein MTDDKGIFDRINDLVAEEHELRSKHSAGTVDDSEERTRLRALESELDQCWDLLRQRRAKREFGEDPDSAAARSAETVEGYLN
- a CDS encoding FtsX-like permease family protein — translated: MFFLSRHTVSRHRALYAGSFVALAVGVFLLGLAATATAATLGYDGPTGDTITVTLPAYDDTPERTAKVVMSGEDVSGLQAVLSVVGTIAGFITIFVIASTFAFAVASRRREIGLLRLIGATPGQVRRMVLGEALVVAFAAALTGAVLAQLATPLLLAKASYTELAPVKLEPASPWVPLAIAMGIGLVVAMLGARSAARRAGKVGPVDALREASVEPRRIGPVRVVVGVLVLAGSIVLLALIRPGTGEAVIPLAMFTPMLLVVALTLLAPLVVPLIGRLWAVPLVAWTNVSGRLARSNVTAAPRRSASLAAPILGISAIAGSMVLTLSFAADASAATIRETLLAPVVVTSADSVDLRERILGTPGVAAVDGAIPVPLVRIDRDSAELETAEGIDVTATSQARKVPALSGDLGRLSGHTVAISKELAGLEQYKVGDEIAVTFADRKADRLKVVAILPTALELNGAMMIPADLARQHAPRAQPTRWFVVPDQGADVGTVIAALDRRLAGTGADAVPATEWEAQEGDAVRQGNDLGLILLLGPASLYSAIAIANTLLMGSLQRGHEFVTARLLGATPAQIRRMVLWESALVGAVALSLGTAITVAVGTLIRRAMNAGLGEVSATVPWAILLGIAVLCLVLAIGAALAPTSFILRRTHPSAAVG
- a CDS encoding LppX_LprAFG lipoprotein, whose product is MRRLVALGAVLVLALVGCSDDKGSDGDGKTGDDAVTLLTEAKKTIDEAASVHVVLAGRDLPDTAQTLAAGDGVATHAPAFKGKLTVRAAGSPIDAEVVAVGGKVYAKLPFTPKFIELPPSQLAGLGAPDPAILLDPSKGLTSVLPTVKDPAIKGETRDGSKVLTEVTGTIQGKSLQGIFPKAPADQDFPSTFKIDKDAKQLVSATITGPFYDGATSSYDVTLDRYGEQVEITKP
- a CDS encoding ABC transporter ATP-binding protein — its product is MTSTASAFPTSPAHPSSAAQPYGPAGDAPALLLDGIAKTYRSKAGAVDALRGVTYHFARGSFTAVMGPSGSGKSTLLQCAAGLDRPTNGTVVLNGIPLHGLGEVALTKLRREQMGFVFQAYNLLPSLTVYDNVALPLRLMGRRPGRGEVEAVLTQVGLDGKAKRRPAELSGGQQQRVAIARALVTRPAVLFADEPTGALDSGTSRQVLGLLREATVRSGQTTVMVTHDPVAAAYAERVLFLSDGLVAGSLDRGTPQQIAAAMSELER
- a CDS encoding response regulator transcription factor, whose translation is MPDRPLSIVLAEDSLLLREGLASILDRAGHEVRDAVGDADTLLAVVRKNPPDLVITDVRMPPGHSDEGLRAAAAIRAGFPTIGILVLSQYVADAYLSSLLETTSGGIGYLLKDRVGHVTEFLASLDRVAEGGTVVDPEVVRQLLARRRDDGPLAALTPRELEVLALMAEGRVNASIAEQLVVSEAAVRKHVGNIFAKLELEDGLDRRVSAVLTYLRR
- a CDS encoding TIGR03667 family PPOX class F420-dependent oxidoreductase, with the translated sequence MFTIDTSTGFGARIEKQLAGEEVLWLTTVGRSGTPAPNPVWFLWTGEHVLVFSQQAKAKLHNVAANPRVALNFNATHTGGDVGVISGDAVIDEAGPSPEELTAYNAKYGASITGLGMTAESFHAEYSALIRITPDKLRGF
- a CDS encoding CoA-binding protein, translating into MTSWADESDIRAILADCETWAVVGLSTNKGRAAYGVARFLQEKGKRIVPVHPSAEQVHGEPGYASLADIPFAVDCVDVFVRSELAGDIADQAVGINARAVWFQLDVTDPDAYARTTAAGLTMVMDRCPAIEWGRLGPS
- a CDS encoding sensor histidine kinase → MRGPDNVWAALATRRYLVSSWPWRSYAYLLSSIPVGLVTIVLLLLGITLSALLSPLIVGILMLTGFPLVGVVIGTVERWRVRVMVPGGISSPHATMPARMTLRERLRFRRREQGSLRALGYGVLLGTFGWIASAAFAGLSAAVIVVTLLAPVIATDDRLEMGPWSLDSTSEGVLFLVTFGPLWYVVSSYFLGCLAGAEAELAKAMLGPREDELRRNLAELRRSRLDLVDAFETERARIERHLHDGVQQRLVGLTMTLGLAELDLPDGEGKRLVVKAHSEAEAALADLREAVRGIHPRVLVDLGLEAAVREVADRSPLPVTVRMTLPTRLPPPIEAAAYFVISEALANVAKHAAATLCQVDGWIGGDRLIVTVSDNGVGGADPSAGTGLTGLVTRLDALGGTLDLSSPPGGPTRLRMECPCRLDD